The following proteins come from a genomic window of Pseudochaenichthys georgianus chromosome 19, fPseGeo1.2, whole genome shotgun sequence:
- the LOC139435803 gene encoding uncharacterized protein, whose translation MVLRLVAQMEEEIKVMEQKLVRQMDKVATHKEIQQSYPMEMEDNLMDMVFKLALPMDNKLKAMAMAHKLAPIMDNQLKAMVMVHKLVETADNQLKEMVMEHQMETEVLTPVMVLLLEGMELNPMAMALLLQIKDMEQKAMAMLVELVYQMETGLKPMVKEPELYHQTAMEEYQMGGAGIKAMKAYGRPTYGAGQGASRGMGVPQLARNQGYGGNGYGAQPMGGYNGGYGGTGLGPRYGNRGMKGPKQGYGAAGGVPNGQGAKPNGNGNIPNGNGAKPNGYGAAMRPQQGYGNGAVPNGYGARPNGYGAGAGAGANKGYGAKPNGN comes from the exons ATGGTGCTGCGGCTGGTAGCACAAATGGAGGAGGAAATAAAG GTTATGGAGCAAAAGCTGGTGCGACAAATGGACAAGGTGGCAACCCACAAG GAAATCCAGCAGTCCTACCCAATGGAAATGGAGGACAATCTAATG GATATGGTGTTCAAGCTGGCCCTACCAATGGACAACAAGTTAAAGGCAATg GCTATGGCGCACAAGCTGGCCCCAATAATGGACAACCAATTAAAGGCAATG GTTATGGTGCACAAGCTCGTGGAAACGGCGGACAACCAACTAAAGGAAATG GTTATGGAGCACCAAATGGAAACAGAGGTCCTTACACCG GTTatggtgctgctgctggagggaaTGGAGCTAAACCCAATG GCAATGGCGCTGCTGCTGCAAATAAAGGATATGGAACAAAAGGCAATG GCTATGCTGGTGGAGCTGGTGTACCAAATGGAAACGGGGCTAAAACCAATG GTCAAGGAGCCGGAGCTGTACCATCAAACGGCAATGGAGGAATACCAAATG GGGGGAGCTGGAATTAAAGCTATGAAAGCATATGGACGACCCACTTATGGCGCAG GTCAAGGAGCGTCCAGAGGGATGGGAGTGCCTCAGCTTGCCAGGAACCAAG GATATGGCGGCAATGGTTATGGAGCTCAACCCATGGGAG GCTACAATGGCGGTTATGGGGGCACCGGTTTGGGACCTCGGTATGGAAACCGAGGAATGAAGGGGCCAAAGCAAG GCTATGGAGCTGCAGGTGGTGTGCCCAATGGACAAGGTGCAAAACCCAATG gTAATGGTAATATTCCAAATGGGAATGGCGCCAAACCCAACG GATATGGAGCTGCAATGAGACCCCAGCAAG GTTATGGAAATGGAGCTGTTCCCAATGGATATGGAGCTAGACCCAATG GTTATGGAGCTGGTGCCGGAGCTGGAGCCAACAAAGGCTATGGAGCTAAACCCAATGGTAACTGA
- the LOC139435804 gene encoding uncharacterized protein, with protein MEPEPDLDPQLELELTKAMELNPMVMEPNLDLQPELELTKVMEPDLDLQPELDLQPELELTKVMEPDLDLQPELDLQPELELTKVMEPELDLQPELELTKDMVLNPMVMELVPERERESDPGLELELTKAMELNPMVTELLPERESDPVLELELTKAMELNPMVMEPDLDLQPELDLQPELDLQPELDLQPELELTKDMELNPMVMELEPERERESDPGLELELTKAMELNPMVTEPEPELELEQVLTKAMELNPMVMELVPEQESDLGPELDPNPELTKAMALNPMVTELELELVLTTAMELNPMVMELVPERESDPGLELELTKDMVLNPMVTELEPDQESELDQESELDPKPELTKDMVLNPMVTELEPDQESELDPKLELTKDMVLNPMVTELEPDQESELDPKLELTKDMVLNPMVTELELVRTKAMGHNPMVMEQVPELPKAMELNPMAMVFQLVYLKLHLLVNDPTRYGKGPKGPGVSNEKGLKGGVPAPEQPSETPEEIFATPQELTEDVERATNRNPRSLRLQQHQKQHQNQKQNQKQNQKQYHMQNQNQRFLREKAQCLYLNPHLSQDPYIHKARGQRPSHLDLHQRFLSPTRHLVSLKKEAETEVLVEVDSDSEGDAAPTSTQPPTVTATVAAKSITPEVTVGVPESTPEEANPESQPEEAPGRVGGKGLPPGESGETDNGGGVGITKEQGAKQNKPGAGAGTNTKGYGAGAGAGVPNNRYGANPNGQGASAGGVLNGGAKANKPGYGAGGYNAPAPGNGYGTGYGQGAFLGAGYGNPYGGDAGQGEAGKPQSGLGQGVPTANGKSGGAKQMPYNGAPLVPAGIDGMSQFEPQAAGLGPNGKVGSMYGGMGGYGGQTPGMGAEKSNAKYGIGGLQFGGQPLNTGYAGNPFASAGKYGGLGAGMGENPVQYGYGGLPNGGQYPGVGSNGETAGKYGYGRMPYEAQPAGISPEAKSAGTYGYGHGYNGGVQPDYASLGQGVHTANGKSGGPKQMPYNRAPIDPAGLDGMSQFEPQAAGLGPNGKLSSMYDAASQYQTEPLGQNGKSTGIYGGGEVPYAQQAPVLGGDATSYGQYGNQEQYQPQPYETASEVEGEGHTPEIAVEGESMSLDRYEHVGYINGEVQPEVVEFPGVPTSSPILAYPSDPSYLPVEVFTPAAGVEDLSDPAGSDDLHSAPAAETQGGAQPEDMQHQQEMPRQIHIQQHLKLHFHPKEAAKTRKFDLNGFFGNSGYQG; from the exons ATGGAGCCGGAGCCGGACCTGGACCCGCAGCTGGAGCTGGAGCTAACAAAGGCTATGGAGCTAAACCCAATG GTTATGGAGCCGAACCTGGACCTGCAGCCGGAGCTGGAGCTAACAAAGGTTATGGAGCCGGACCTGGACCTGCAGCCGGAGCTGGACCTGCAGCCGGAGCTGGAGCTAACAAAGGTTATGGAGCCGGACCTGGACCTGCAGCCGGAGCTGGACCTGCAGCCGGAGCTGGAGCTAACAAAGGTTATGGAGCCGGAGCTGGACCTGCAGCCGGAGCTGGAGCTAACAAAAGATATGGTGCTAAACCCAATG GTTATGGAACTGGTGCCAGAGCGGGAGCGGGAGTCAGACCCGGGGCTGGAGCTGGAACTAACAAAGGCTATGGAGCTAAACCCAATG GTTACGGAACTGTTGCCAGAGCGGGAGTCGGACCCGGTGTTGGAGCTGGAGCTAACAAAGGCTATGGAGCTAAACCCAATG GTTATGGAGCCGGACCTGGACCTGCAGCCGGAGCTGGACCTGCAGCCGGAGCTGGACCTGCAGCCGGAGCTGGACCTGCAGCCGGAGCTCGAGCTAACAAAGGATATGGAGCTAAACCCAATG GTTATGGAGCTGGAGCCGGAGCGGGAGCGGGAGTCAGACCCGGGGCTGGAGCTGGAACTAACAAAGGCTATGGAGCTAAACCCAATG GTTACGGAGCCGGAGCCGGAGCTGGAGCTGGAGCAGGTGCTAACAAAGGCTATGGAGCTCAACCCAATG GTTATGGAACTGGTACCGGAGCAGGAGTCGGACCTGGGGCCGGAGTTGGACCCGAACCCAGAGCTAACAAAGGCTATGGCGCTAAACCCAATG GTTACGGAGCTGGAGCTGGAGCTGGTGCTAACAACGGCTATGGAGCTCAACCCAATG GTTATGGAACTGGTGCCGGAGCGGGAGTCGGACCCGGGGCTGGAGTTGGAGCTAACAAAGGATATGGTGCTGAACCCAATG GTTACGGAGCTGGAGCCGGACCAGGAGTCGGAGCTGGACCAGGAGTCGGAGCTGGACCCGAAGCCGGAGCTAACAAAGGATATGGTGCTAAACCCAATG GTTACGGAGCTGGAGCCGGACCAGGAGTCGGAGCTGGACCCGAAGCTGGAGCTAACAAAGGATATGGTGCTAAACCCAATG GTTACGGAGCTGGAGCCGGACCAGGAGTCGGAGCTGGACCCGAAGCTGGAGCTAACAAAGGATATGGTGCTAAACCCAATG GTTACGGAGCTGGAGCTGGTGCGAACAAAGGCTATGGGGCACAACCCAATG GTTATGGAGCAGGTGCCGGAGCTACCAAAGGCTATGGAGCTAAACCCAATG GCTATGGTGTTCCAGCTGGTGTACCTGAAACTGCATTTACTGGTAAATGATCCTACAC GCTACGGGAAGGGTCCAAAGGGTCCAGGTGTGTCCAATGAAAAGGGCCTAAAAGGTGGAGTTCCCGCTCCTGAGCAGCCGAGTGAAACACCTGAAGAGATTTTTGCAACTCCACAGGAACTAACAGAGGACGTA GAAAGAGCTACAAACAGAAACCCCAGGTCCCTCAGGCTACAGCAGCACCAGAAGCAGCACCAGAACCAGAAGCAGAACCAGAAGCAGAACCAGAAGCAGTACCATATGCAGAACCAGAACCAGCGTTTCCTCAGGGAAAAGGCCCAATGCCTGTATTTGAACCCACACCTGAGCCAGGACCCATATATCCACAAGGCAAGGGGCCAAAGACCTTCACATCTGGACCTGCACCAGAGGTTCCTGAGTCCCACCCGGCACCTGGTGTCCCTGAAG AAAGAGGCAGAGACAGAGGTTCTTGTGGAGGTAGACAGTGACAGTGAAGGGGATGCTGCCCCTACGAGCACACAACCCCCCACTGTCACTGCAACAGTAGCAGCTAAAAGTATCACTCCTGAAGTAACTGTGGGTGTGCCTGAGTCCACACCTGAAGAAGCAAACCCCGAGAGTCAGCCTGAGGAAGCACCTGGCAGGGTCGGGGGCAAAGGTCTCCCTCCAGGAGAAAGTGGGGAAACTG ACAATGGAGGAGGAGTCGGCATCACCAAGGAACAAGGAGCTAAACAAAACAAACCTG GTGCTGGAGCTGGCACCAACACGAAAG GTTATGGAGCAGGAGCAGGAGCTGGTGTTCCAAACAACAGATATGGTGCTAATCCCAACG GACAAGGTGCCAGCGCAGGGGGGGTTTTAAATGGAGGAGCTAAAGCAAACAAACCAG GTTATGGAGCAGGAGGCTACAACGCCCCGGCACCCGGCAACGGATATGGCACTG GTTACGGACAGGGAGCTTTCCTCGGAGCTGGATATGGAAATCCATACGGAG GAGATGCAGGTCAGGGTGAAGCAGGCAAGCCCCAATCTG GTCTTGGTCAAGGTGTACCCACTGCTAATGGAAAATCAG GTGGTGCCAAACAGATGCCTTACAATGGAGCCCCACTGGTTCCTGCTGGAATTGATG GAATGAGCCAGTTTGAGCCTCAGGCTGCTGGTCTTGGTCCAAATGGAAAAGTGGGAAGCATGTACGGTG GAATGGGAGGCTATGGAGGTCAGACCCCGGGAATGGGTGCAGAGAAATCTAACGCTAAGTATG GCATTGGTGGGTTGCAATTCGGTGGACAACCCCTCAATACAG GTTATGCTGGGAACCCCTTTGCTAGTGCGGGCAAATATG GTGGTCTTGGTGCCGGCATGGGAGAGAATCCTGTACAATACG GATACGGTGGATTACCCAACGGTGGGCAGTACCCTGGTGTCGGCAGTAATGGTGAAACAGCCGGCAAATACG GTTACGGGAGAATGCCTTATGAAGCTCAGCCAGCTGGAATAAGCCCTGAAGCCAAATCTGCTGGAACATATG GATATGGACATGGTTACAATGGAGGTGTACAACCTGACTACGCAA GTCTTGGCCAGGGCGTACACACTGCTAATGGAAAATCAG GTGGTCCCAAACAGATGCCTTACAACAGAGCCCCGATCGATCCTGCTGGGCTTGATG GAATGAGCCAGTTTGAGCCTCAGGCTGCTGGCCTTGGTCCAAATGGAAAGCTGAGCAGCATGTATGATG CTGCGTCGCAATATCAGACTGAACCACTTGGACAGAATGGAAAATCCACAGGAATATACG GTGGTGGTGAAGTACCCTATGCACAACAAGCTCCTGTTCTTGGAGGGGATGCAACATCTTATGGGCAATATG GAAACCAGGAACAGTACCAGCCACAGCCGTATGAAACTGCATCTGAAG TGGAGGGAGAGGGACATACGCCAGAAATCGCGGTTGAAGGCGAGAGCATGTCCCTTGATAGATACG AACATGTGGGCTATATCAATGGAGAAGTTCAGCCAGAAG TTGTTGAATTCCCTGGAGTTCCCACTTCCAGCCCCATCCTGGCCTACCCCTCTGACCCCTCCTATCTGCCTGTGGAGGTCTTCACTCCTGCAGCAGGAGTCGAGGACCTGTCGGACCCCGCCGGCTCTGACGACCTCCACTCTGCCCCCGCCGCAGAGACGCAGGGCGGCGCTCAGCCCGAGGATATGCAGCATCAACAGGAGATGCCCCGTCAGATACACATCCAGCAGCATCTCAAACTGCATTTTCACCCAAAAG AAGCAGCAAAGACCCGCAAATTTGATTTGAATGGCTTCTTTGGGAATAGTGGCTATCAAG GTTAA
- the LOC117464948 gene encoding LOW QUALITY PROTEIN: protein pelota homolog (The sequence of the model RefSeq protein was modified relative to this genomic sequence to represent the inferred CDS: inserted 1 base in 1 codon; deleted 1 base in 1 codon): protein MKLLHKDIEKDSAGQVTLMPDEAEDMWHTYNLLQVGDSLRASTIRKVQTESATGSVGSSRVSRDSDLCVETIDFDSXACQLRVKGTNLEENQYVKMGAYHTIELELNRKFTLAKKSWDSIVLDRIEQACDATQKADVAAVVMQEGLANLVLVTPAMTLLRAKVEVTIPRKRRGSCTQHEKALERFYEAVMQAILRHINFDVVKCMLVASPGFVKDQFITYLYKEAVRQDNKVLLENRPKFMLVHSSSGHKYSLKEILCDPTVTSRLSDTKAASEVRALEDFYKMLQHEPDRAFYGVAHVEKAADVLAVDTLLISDILFRHQDVPTRSRYVRLVDNVKDNGGNVRIFSSLHVSGEQLTQLSGVAAILRFPIADLSEHEDDSSSDDD from the exons ATGAAGCTGCTTCATAAAGACATTGAAAAAGATAGTGCCGG TCAGGTGACTCTGATGCCTGATGAGGCGGAGGATATGTGGCACACCTACAACCTGCTGCAAGTGGGGGACAGCCTGAGAGCCTCCACCATCAG GAAGGTGCAGACAGAGTCAGCTACTGGAAGTGTGGGCAGCTCTAGAGTGTCGCGTGACTCTGACCTATGTGTGGAGACGATCGACTTCGACT ATGCCTGCCAGCTCAGAGTGAAGGGCACTAACCTTGAGGAGAACCAGTATGTCAAG ATGGGGGCTTACCACACCATTGAGCTCGAGCTCAACAGGAAGTTCACTCTGGCTAAAAAGAGCTGGGACAGCATCGTGCTGGACAGAATCG AGCAGGCCTGTGATGCGACCCAGAAGGCCGACGTGGCAGCGGTGGTGATGCAGGAGGGGCTGGCTAACCTGGTGCTGGTGACCCCCGCCATGACACTGCTCCGAGCTAAAGTGGAGGTCACCATCCCTCGCAAGAGAAGGGGGAGCTGCACTCAGCACGAGAAG GCGCTGGAGAGGTTCTATGAGGCTGTCATGCAGGCGATTCTTCGCCAC ATCAATTTCGATG TGGTGAAGTGCATGCTGGTCGCCAGTCCAGGCTTTGTGAAGGATCAGTTCATCACCTACCTCTATAAGGAGGCGGTGCGACAGGACAACAAGGTCCTGCTGGAGAACCGACCCAAATTCATGCTGGTCCACTCCTCATCAGGTCACAAGTACTCACTCAAAG AAATCCTGTGTGACCCCACAGTGACGAGCAGGCTGTCTGATACCAAG GCAGCATCAGAGGTGAGAGCACTAGAAGATTTCTACAAGATGCTCCAGCATGAGCCTGACAGAGCCTTTTACGG AGTGGCTCATGTGGAGAAAGCAGCTGACGTCCTCGCCGTCGACACCCTGTTGATAAGCGACATACTGTTCAG ACATCAGGATGTTCCAACGAGGAGTCGCTACGTTCGCTTGGTTGACAACGTGAAAGATAATGGAGGCAATGTCAG AATATTCTCAAGCCTTCATGTGTCTGGTGAAC AACTGACTCAGCTGAGTGGAGTGGCTGCCATCTTGCGGTTTCCCATCGCCGACCTATCAGAGCATGAGGACGACAGCAGCTCAgacgatgattga